The following are encoded together in the Paludisphaera mucosa genome:
- a CDS encoding alpha/beta hydrolase family protein, with the protein MPHDVQELKFLATPEKGDVSALLIRPEGATHLLVLGHGASTNMRHATLQSIADRLAEVGVATLRYNFPYSEHGKGRDGQAVCTETIRSAVAAARKASPDLPLLAGGHSFGGRMTSTAASESPIEGVHGLVFFSFPLHLAGKPETKRADHLADVAAPMLFLSGTRDELADLDLLRPVCERLGRRATLHLLDTADHGYKILKKSRASDEDVFVEMARVAQAWAAGLR; encoded by the coding sequence ATGCCGCACGACGTCCAGGAGTTGAAGTTCCTCGCCACGCCGGAGAAGGGCGATGTCTCCGCCCTCCTGATCCGGCCGGAAGGCGCGACGCATCTGCTCGTCCTCGGCCATGGCGCCAGCACGAACATGCGGCATGCCACGCTGCAGTCGATCGCCGATCGATTGGCCGAGGTCGGGGTCGCGACGCTCCGCTACAACTTCCCCTACTCGGAGCACGGCAAGGGCCGGGACGGGCAGGCCGTCTGCACGGAGACCATCCGTTCGGCGGTCGCCGCGGCGCGGAAGGCCTCTCCCGACCTGCCCTTGCTGGCGGGCGGCCATTCCTTCGGCGGACGCATGACCTCGACGGCGGCGTCCGAATCGCCGATCGAGGGCGTTCACGGCCTGGTCTTCTTCTCCTTCCCGCTCCACCTGGCGGGCAAGCCCGAGACGAAGCGGGCCGACCACCTCGCGGACGTCGCCGCGCCGATGCTCTTCCTGAGCGGGACGCGCGACGAACTGGCGGACCTGGACCTGCTCAGGCCGGTCTGCGAGAGGCTCGGGCGCCGCGCGACGCTTCATCTCCTCGACACGGCCGATCACGGCTACAAGATCCTCAAGAAATCCCGCGCGAGCGACGAGGACGTCTTCGTCGAGATGGCTCGCGTCGCTCAGGCCTGGGCGGCGGGCTTGAGGTAA